The proteins below come from a single Rhodococcus sp. WMMA185 genomic window:
- a CDS encoding Glu/Leu/Phe/Val dehydrogenase dimerization domain-containing protein, with amino-acid sequence MKNLLTRFEEKAPEIVFEWHDTETSARGWTVINSLRGGAAGGGTRMRRGLDRREVESLAKTMEVKFTVSGPAIGGAKSGIDFDPTDPRKDEVLRRWFKAVAPLLKSYYGTGGDLNVDEMVEVAPITESYGLWHPQEGVVNGHFAASDRERVQRVGQLRMGAAKVVEDPRFTPDPQFKYTVSDLITGWGVAESVRHYYRVYGGELAGKRVIMQGWGNVGASAAYYLAQAGARIVGIIDRNGGLSRPDGYDFEQVRTLFLAKDGNELCDAAMVPFEEIDEAIWNYDAEIFLPCAASRLVTRDQLNRLIVGGLELVASGANVPFADNEIFYGPTYEYADKSVSVVPDFIANCGMARAFALLMEGDIEVSDEAIFGDVSATIAAALERCYARSPEPTGIAGTAFEIALDQLV; translated from the coding sequence ATGAAGAATCTGCTCACTCGATTCGAAGAGAAGGCCCCCGAGATCGTCTTCGAATGGCACGATACCGAGACATCCGCGCGTGGATGGACCGTGATCAACTCGCTGCGTGGTGGCGCTGCCGGCGGCGGAACCCGTATGCGTCGCGGCCTGGACCGCCGCGAGGTGGAATCGCTGGCCAAGACCATGGAGGTGAAGTTCACTGTCTCCGGTCCGGCCATCGGCGGCGCAAAGTCCGGCATCGACTTCGATCCGACGGACCCGCGCAAGGACGAGGTATTGCGACGGTGGTTCAAAGCTGTTGCACCACTTCTGAAGTCGTACTATGGCACCGGCGGAGACCTGAACGTCGACGAAATGGTCGAGGTTGCACCGATCACTGAGAGCTATGGCCTCTGGCATCCGCAGGAAGGTGTGGTCAACGGACATTTCGCAGCCAGCGACCGCGAGCGCGTGCAACGGGTCGGCCAGCTTCGCATGGGTGCAGCGAAGGTGGTCGAGGATCCTCGGTTCACGCCTGACCCGCAGTTCAAGTACACGGTGTCAGATCTCATCACCGGGTGGGGTGTGGCCGAATCGGTGCGCCACTACTACCGCGTCTACGGCGGCGAACTTGCCGGCAAGCGAGTGATCATGCAGGGTTGGGGCAATGTCGGTGCCAGCGCCGCCTACTACCTGGCCCAGGCGGGTGCCCGCATCGTCGGGATCATCGACCGCAACGGCGGATTGTCTCGTCCGGATGGCTACGACTTCGAACAGGTCCGCACCCTGTTCCTCGCCAAGGACGGCAACGAACTCTGCGACGCCGCGATGGTGCCATTCGAAGAGATCGACGAGGCGATCTGGAACTACGACGCCGAGATCTTCCTGCCCTGCGCCGCATCTCGCCTCGTCACCCGTGACCAGCTGAATCGACTGATTGTCGGCGGGCTCGAACTGGTAGCCAGCGGCGCCAACGTGCCCTTCGCGGACAATGAGATCTTCTACGGCCCCACCTACGAGTACGCCGACAAGAGTGTGTCCGTGGTTCCGGACTTCATCGCGAATTGCGGCATGGCCCGTGCTTTCGCGCTACTGATGGAAGGGGACATCGAGGTGTCCGACGAGGCGATCTTCGGTGACGTCTCCGCGACGATCGCGGCCGCCCTCGAGCGTTGCTACGCCCGTTCGCCGGA
- a CDS encoding Lrp/AsnC family transcriptional regulator, producing MRDAVQLDELDFALLHAMHADPKAGVLELSRQLKVARATVQARVRKLEQSGVIFGYEPRLDIAAAGFDVQAFVTLETAQGALDSVTKELESIPGVLEAFATTGSGDILCRIAARSHLDLQQTLIDLNKSGLVARSTSVMVLSVIVPYRSMPLLQTLDRPGATKAPAYRAASKTSD from the coding sequence ATGAGGGACGCGGTGCAATTGGACGAGCTCGATTTCGCTCTCCTTCACGCGATGCACGCCGATCCGAAGGCGGGTGTGCTGGAACTGTCACGGCAGCTCAAGGTCGCCCGAGCCACGGTTCAAGCACGGGTCCGCAAACTCGAGCAGTCGGGTGTGATCTTCGGATACGAACCACGCCTCGACATTGCCGCTGCTGGGTTCGACGTTCAGGCCTTCGTCACGCTGGAGACTGCGCAGGGCGCGCTGGACTCTGTGACGAAGGAACTCGAGTCGATTCCCGGTGTACTCGAGGCCTTCGCGACCACCGGTTCGGGTGACATCCTCTGCCGTATAGCCGCCCGCTCCCACCTCGACTTGCAGCAGACGCTGATCGACCTGAACAAATCAGGCCTCGTCGCCCGCTCCACAAGCGTGATGGTGTTGTCGGTGATCGTCCCCTACCGGTCGATGCCACTGCTGCAGACTCTCGACCGACCGGGGGCGACGAAGGCACCGGCCTACCGCGCCGCCTCGAAGACCTCGGATTAA
- the hppD gene encoding 4-hydroxyphenylpyruvate dioxygenase, translating into MTIEQTLTDKELLADLDLDQLRQLVGLVEYDGTRDPFPVTGWDAIVWVVGNATQTAHYFQSAFGMTLVAYSGPTTGNRDHHSFVLESGAVRFVIEGAVDPGSPLIEHHRRHGDGVVDIALAVPDVDRCIAHARVEGAIVLDEPHDVTDEYGTVRLASIATYGDTRHTLVDRSNYNGPYLPGYVARTSTHRRREGAPTRIFQALDHVVGNVELGKMDYWVDFYNRVMGFTNMAEFVGEDIATDYSALMSKVVSNGNHRVKFPLNEPAIAKKRSQIDEYLDFYGGPGAQHLALATNDILAAVDQLSAEGIEFLATPASYYEDPQLRARIGNVRVPIEELQKRGILVDRDEDGYLLQIFTKPLVDRPTVFFELIERHGSLGFGIGNFKALFEAIEREQAARGNF; encoded by the coding sequence ATGACGATCGAACAGACCCTCACCGATAAGGAACTCCTGGCGGATCTCGATCTCGACCAGCTCCGCCAACTCGTCGGACTGGTCGAGTACGACGGCACGCGCGACCCCTTCCCGGTCACCGGTTGGGACGCCATCGTCTGGGTGGTGGGCAACGCTACCCAGACTGCCCACTACTTCCAGTCCGCATTCGGGATGACCCTGGTCGCCTACTCCGGACCGACGACAGGCAACCGCGACCACCACAGCTTCGTTCTCGAGTCCGGTGCCGTCCGCTTCGTCATCGAGGGCGCCGTGGATCCGGGTAGCCCCTTGATCGAACACCACCGCCGCCACGGCGACGGGGTAGTCGATATCGCCCTTGCCGTTCCCGACGTCGACAGATGCATAGCCCACGCCCGGGTCGAGGGTGCGATCGTTCTCGACGAACCCCACGATGTCACCGACGAGTACGGCACCGTTCGCCTCGCCTCGATCGCCACCTACGGCGACACCCGGCACACGCTCGTCGACCGCTCGAATTACAACGGCCCCTACCTGCCCGGATACGTGGCCCGGACGTCGACCCATCGCCGACGCGAGGGCGCTCCCACGCGCATCTTCCAGGCTCTCGACCATGTCGTCGGCAACGTCGAGCTCGGCAAGATGGACTATTGGGTCGACTTCTACAACCGGGTCATGGGCTTCACCAATATGGCCGAGTTCGTCGGCGAGGACATCGCCACCGACTACTCGGCATTGATGAGCAAGGTGGTCTCCAACGGCAACCACAGGGTGAAGTTTCCACTCAACGAACCGGCCATTGCGAAGAAGCGGTCGCAGATCGACGAGTATCTCGACTTCTACGGCGGCCCAGGCGCGCAGCATCTAGCGCTGGCGACCAACGACATCCTCGCCGCAGTTGATCAGCTCAGCGCCGAGGGCATCGAGTTCCTGGCCACTCCGGCCTCCTATTACGAGGACCCGCAGCTGCGCGCCCGGATCGGCAACGTCCGCGTCCCGATCGAAGAACTGCAGAAGCGAGGCATCCTCGTCGACAGGGATGAAGACGGCTACCTGTTGCAGATCTTCACCAAACCCCTCGTCGACCGGCCCACGGTGTTCTTCGAACTCATCGAACGCCACGGCTCGCTCGGGTTCGGCATCGGCAACTTCAAGGCCCTCTTCGAAGCCATCGAACGCGAGCAAGCCGCGCGCGGGAATTTCTGA
- a CDS encoding thiamine phosphate synthase: MRSGIGAWPVLYRITPPDIAPHQTNDLKGLLQHASTAAPCIIQLRLPMWSPKQVRDMAEVVSAAPLPPSIQLMINADIDGARAIGRCGVHLKSAQLMEASTRPLPADHPVSASCHNAAQLDHAAALGLDFVTLSPVARTQSHPDASPLGWHRFRDLARECSLPVYALGGMSPNHVAVAVAHGAHGVAGIRGFWH, encoded by the coding sequence GTGAGGTCCGGCATCGGCGCATGGCCGGTGCTGTACCGCATCACACCACCGGACATCGCGCCGCACCAAACGAATGATCTGAAAGGGTTGTTGCAGCACGCATCGACTGCGGCCCCTTGCATCATCCAACTCCGGCTCCCGATGTGGTCGCCGAAGCAGGTCCGAGACATGGCGGAAGTTGTCTCGGCTGCCCCACTTCCTCCGAGCATTCAGTTGATGATCAATGCCGACATAGACGGGGCCCGGGCCATCGGCCGGTGTGGGGTACATCTGAAATCAGCTCAGTTGATGGAGGCCTCCACGAGGCCGCTCCCCGCAGATCATCCGGTTTCTGCTAGCTGCCACAATGCTGCGCAGCTCGACCATGCGGCGGCGCTCGGTCTGGATTTCGTGACCCTCTCCCCGGTGGCGCGAACGCAATCACACCCCGACGCCTCACCTCTGGGTTGGCACCGATTCCGCGATCTCGCTCGTGAATGCTCCCTCCCGGTCTACGCGCTGGGTGGAATGTCGCCGAATCATGTGGCGGTCGCGGTCGCGCATGGCGCCCACGGTGTCGCGGGTATCCGCGGATTCTGGCACTGA
- a CDS encoding TetR/AcrR family transcriptional regulator produces MRSTNDDAGDSRSDMTTRARIRDAAIAVFAESGFTAGVRAVAAAAGVSPGLVNHHFGSKDGLRAECDKYVLDVIGRRKAEAITTPGPARAMQDLAEIDEYAPLFVYIVRSFQAGGGLGGALFEQMVHDAEQYLEMGVAAGQVRPSRDPAARARYLTLNNVGAMLLYMQMRIDKESPLDYRQALRDLSSDLALPALELYSEGMFSDSSMLDAYLSTKDVAAQPETAEAGQPDTTAEEQS; encoded by the coding sequence ATGCGTTCAACCAATGACGATGCGGGGGACTCACGGAGTGATATGACAACCCGCGCCCGGATTCGGGATGCCGCGATCGCGGTCTTCGCGGAGTCCGGCTTCACCGCCGGGGTGCGGGCTGTCGCAGCCGCAGCGGGGGTGTCGCCGGGCTTGGTCAATCACCACTTCGGGTCCAAGGACGGGCTTCGCGCCGAATGTGACAAGTACGTCCTCGATGTCATTGGAAGGCGTAAGGCGGAGGCGATAACCACACCCGGCCCGGCCCGGGCAATGCAGGATCTCGCCGAGATCGACGAGTACGCGCCGCTGTTCGTGTACATCGTGCGGAGCTTCCAGGCGGGTGGCGGACTCGGCGGAGCCCTGTTCGAGCAAATGGTCCATGACGCCGAGCAATACCTCGAAATGGGGGTGGCAGCCGGTCAGGTGCGGCCCAGTCGCGATCCGGCGGCCCGGGCGCGGTACCTGACCCTCAACAACGTCGGCGCGATGTTGCTGTACATGCAGATGCGCATCGACAAGGAATCTCCGCTCGACTATCGCCAGGCCCTCCGCGACCTGTCCAGCGACCTGGCCTTGCCCGCGCTGGAGCTGTACTCGGAGGGCATGTTTTCCGATTCGTCGATGCTCGACGCCTACCTGTCCACCAAAGATGTTGCCGCCCAGCCTGAAACAGCTGAGGCAGGACAACCAGATACCACAGCTGAGGAGCAGTCGTGA